In a genomic window of Oceanispirochaeta sp. M1:
- a CDS encoding ABC transporter substrate-binding protein, which yields MKKSILILQVLLIMVSFSLTAEGQQDNSTTIIFGDVSWDSVQVHNRIMGFIIENGLTGYKADYIPGDTMPIINGIIQGDVDVDMESWHSNVPEIYKEGIESGDMIDLGKNLPDAPQGWWIPRYLVEGPDAPAPDLKTVADLPKYAHLFKDPEDPSKGLIYGGVAGWGQLTVSEDFFKEYNLEETFNLGIAGSGTALAGTMVGAYKKKEAWCGYYWAPTAVLGKLDMIRLAGSEYPAADVNILVSKSMLEKAPDVVEILKKYSTTVDDNNEFLAKMEDEGWDTMQTAQWFLKNKEEVWTKWVSSEVAEKVKAAL from the coding sequence ATGAAAAAAAGTATTTTAATACTACAGGTATTATTGATAATGGTTTCTTTTTCGCTGACTGCTGAAGGTCAGCAGGATAATAGTACAACTATAATATTCGGAGATGTCTCCTGGGACAGTGTTCAGGTTCACAATCGAATTATGGGATTCATCATTGAAAATGGTCTGACAGGTTACAAAGCAGATTATATCCCCGGTGATACAATGCCCATTATAAATGGAATCATACAGGGTGACGTTGATGTGGACATGGAGTCCTGGCACTCAAATGTTCCTGAAATATATAAAGAGGGAATTGAATCAGGAGATATGATTGACTTGGGAAAAAATCTTCCCGATGCTCCTCAGGGATGGTGGATACCACGTTACCTTGTTGAAGGTCCTGATGCTCCAGCCCCTGACCTGAAAACGGTTGCAGATCTTCCCAAGTATGCTCATCTGTTCAAAGATCCTGAAGATCCTTCTAAAGGACTTATATACGGCGGTGTTGCAGGATGGGGACAGCTCACAGTATCTGAAGATTTTTTCAAAGAATATAATTTAGAAGAAACCTTTAATCTGGGAATTGCCGGATCAGGAACAGCTTTGGCCGGTACCATGGTAGGTGCCTATAAAAAGAAAGAAGCCTGGTGTGGTTATTATTGGGCTCCCACAGCCGTACTTGGAAAATTGGATATGATTCGCCTCGCAGGAAGTGAATATCCTGCAGCAGATGTGAATATTCTTGTGAGTAAATCTATGCTTGAAAAAGCTCCGGATGTCGTTGAAATCCTGAAAAAATACAGTACTACTGTAGATGATAACAACGAATTTCTGGCCAAAATGGAAGATGAAGGCTGGGATACAATGCAGACTGCACAATGGTTCCTGAAAAACAAAGAAGAAGTCTGGACTAAATGGGTCTCTTCCGAAGTTGCCGAAAAAGTAAAAGCAGCACTCTAA
- a CDS encoding cold-shock protein, with protein sequence MSTGTVKFFNESKGFGFITPEEGGNDVFVHSSEIVDGPLYENDKVTFEIGEGQKGPCAIKVSKI encoded by the coding sequence ATGAGTACAGGTACAGTAAAGTTTTTTAATGAGTCAAAAGGTTTCGGTTTTATTACACCAGAAGAGGGTGGTAATGATGTTTTCGTTCACAGTTCAGAAATTGTGGATGGACCTCTTTATGAAAATGACAAAGTCACTTTCGAAATCGGAGAAGGTCAGAAAGGACCTTGTGCTATAAAAGTAAGCAAAATTTAA
- a CDS encoding MarR family winged helix-turn-helix transcriptional regulator has protein sequence MVLQNNSDIVVSTLRQIIRAIDLQSKKLSKRYGLTGPQLIVLKEIHKGSDRPISAIAKEVSLSQATVTSILDRLEQQGFATRQRSSLDKRKVNILLTEKSEKILDTNPSLLQEEFTDEFEKLEEWEKNMIISSLQRMASMLNAEKIISPPLLVSGPIAATSQEVYRFMDEDSSSNSEVS, from the coding sequence ATGGTGTTGCAGAATAATTCAGACATTGTTGTCTCTACATTGAGACAGATTATTCGGGCCATAGACCTTCAGTCTAAAAAACTGTCCAAACGATATGGTCTCACTGGTCCTCAATTGATTGTTCTAAAGGAGATACACAAAGGTTCTGATAGACCTATTTCGGCCATTGCCAAAGAGGTCAGCCTGTCTCAGGCTACGGTAACCAGCATCCTGGACCGTCTCGAACAACAGGGTTTTGCCACACGTCAGAGAAGTTCTCTGGATAAACGTAAGGTAAATATTCTTCTCACTGAGAAATCTGAAAAGATATTGGACACGAATCCCTCTCTGCTTCAGGAAGAATTTACAGACGAATTTGAAAAACTGGAGGAGTGGGAAAAAAATATGATTATCTCCTCTCTTCAGCGAATGGCATCCATGCTCAATGCCGAAAAAATAATTTCTCCTCCTCTTCTTGTGAGTGGCCCTATTGCTGCCACGTCTCAGGAGGTTTACAGATTCATGGATGAAGACTCCTCATCGAACAGTGAAGTATCCTAA
- a CDS encoding glycine betaine/L-proline ABC transporter ATP-binding protein, translated as MTDTTLGNEQEMVHSGGSKSPQIIIKDLWKIYGRDPKRVLKKDLRNKSKDEIQKKTGCIVGMRNINLEIEKGQFYILMGLSGSGKSTLIRSLIRLINSSSGSITINDKNITKMNQEQLLQFRRKTFGMVFQHYGLLPHLTVLDNAAYGLKVKGMPKGERYAKAMRTLETVGLKGWEDYYPGSLSGGMQQRVGLARALSNDPEILLMDEPFSGLDPLIRRQMQDELVELQETLKKTIVFVTHDLHEALKLGDKIAIMRNGEVVQEGTPEEIVTQPADDYVQEFVRDASPAKVLTAGSIMEEPKIILYDWEGPRTAQTLLLSNNRRSAFVVSKSRKFLGVVTDVKLNKLLENKDHSGGIPESIIRKVPTVTEDTILEDLFSIVNENPYPIPVVDENGRFKGKVTTDQIFESITPLEEGEGND; from the coding sequence ATGACTGATACGACTCTTGGGAATGAACAGGAAATGGTTCATTCCGGGGGGAGTAAATCCCCTCAAATTATAATAAAAGACTTATGGAAGATCTATGGTCGTGATCCAAAAAGAGTTCTTAAGAAAGACCTGAGAAATAAATCAAAAGATGAGATACAGAAGAAAACCGGTTGTATTGTCGGTATGCGAAATATCAATCTGGAGATTGAAAAGGGTCAATTTTACATCCTGATGGGATTGTCTGGAAGCGGCAAATCCACTCTGATCAGAAGCCTTATTCGATTGATAAATTCCAGTAGTGGATCAATTACAATCAATGACAAAAACATCACAAAGATGAATCAGGAACAGCTCCTTCAATTTAGAAGGAAAACCTTCGGTATGGTATTTCAGCATTACGGATTACTTCCGCATCTGACTGTTCTGGATAATGCCGCCTATGGACTGAAAGTCAAAGGCATGCCAAAGGGAGAACGCTACGCCAAAGCCATGCGAACCCTGGAAACTGTCGGTCTTAAGGGTTGGGAAGATTATTATCCCGGATCTTTAAGTGGAGGCATGCAGCAGCGTGTCGGTCTGGCCAGGGCTCTCTCCAATGACCCTGAGATTCTCCTTATGGATGAACCCTTCAGCGGACTTGACCCCCTTATCCGCAGACAGATGCAGGATGAACTTGTTGAGCTCCAGGAGACCCTGAAAAAAACAATCGTATTCGTAACCCATGACCTGCATGAAGCTCTCAAGCTTGGTGATAAGATCGCCATCATGAGAAATGGTGAGGTTGTTCAGGAAGGGACTCCCGAAGAGATCGTAACTCAACCTGCTGATGATTATGTTCAGGAATTTGTCAGAGATGCATCTCCGGCCAAAGTACTGACAGCCGGCAGTATCATGGAAGAGCCCAAGATTATCCTTTATGACTGGGAAGGTCCCCGGACGGCCCAAACCCTTTTACTCTCCAATAACAGACGCTCAGCCTTTGTTGTCAGCAAATCCAGAAAGTTTCTGGGAGTGGTCACAGACGTCAAGCTCAATAAGCTGTTAGAGAATAAAGATCACAGTGGAGGGATTCCAGAGTCTATCATTCGAAAAGTCCCGACTGTCACTGAAGACACGATACTGGAAGACTTGTTTTCCATCGTCAATGAAAATCCCTATCCCATACCGGTGGTTGATGAAAATGGCCGATTCAAAGGGAAAGTGACTACAGACCAGATCTTTGAATCTATAACGCCCCTGGAAGAAGGAGAAGGCAATGATTAA
- a CDS encoding flavodoxin family protein produces the protein MKILAVVGSKRKNGNTAALIEKTLSAFQNSEDFSVETLFLGEMNFVGCNGCEGCSKSNQCVIKDDMQRAYILLREADAVIIGSPTYFYNVSSDMKKFIDRCYCFTNYMPGNRSVWTSEFDSGPRKFAGYISICEQNNVDDMGFTPQVLQKTFESLGFRTVFNQKVLHCFKAGEVNSKSEPLDSAEANGVSLRETMLLQGK, from the coding sequence ATGAAAATATTAGCTGTGGTCGGAAGTAAAAGAAAAAACGGTAATACTGCCGCGTTAATTGAAAAAACCCTCAGTGCTTTTCAGAATTCAGAGGATTTTTCGGTAGAGACCCTTTTTCTGGGGGAAATGAATTTTGTCGGATGCAACGGCTGTGAGGGTTGTTCAAAAAGCAACCAATGCGTAATCAAAGATGATATGCAGAGAGCCTATATTTTACTGAGAGAAGCAGATGCTGTGATTATCGGATCGCCTACATATTTTTACAATGTGAGCAGTGACATGAAAAAATTCATTGACCGCTGTTATTGCTTCACAAACTACATGCCCGGCAACCGTTCGGTTTGGACAAGTGAATTTGATTCAGGCCCCAGGAAATTTGCAGGATATATCAGTATTTGCGAACAAAACAATGTTGATGATATGGGATTCACCCCGCAAGTTCTTCAAAAAACCTTTGAATCACTGGGATTCAGAACTGTATTTAATCAGAAGGTACTGCATTGCTTTAAGGCAGGAGAAGTAAACAGTAAATCAGAACCATTGGATTCTGCAGAAGCAAATGGTGTCTCCCTGAGAGAAACGATGCTTCTGCAGGGGAAATAA
- a CDS encoding proline/glycine betaine ABC transporter permease has translation MIKFPDIVGIPLAKWIDAIMDWLLENLDGFFDAVGFVILQVVVGIEKIFLFTPWFIIILLVGLAGWKLVGKWKTGIVFMVLMFMIGTFGYWELAMRTLSLVIASVFFSLLIGIPTGIKMARSDRALSILQPLLDGMQTMPSFVYLIPALMFFGMGKVPAMFATIIYAVPPVIRLTNVGIRTVDVEAVEASKAFGATPRQVLIDVQLPLAKPSIMVGINQTTMMALAMVVIGSMIGAKGLGMEVLLSINRIEVGRGFEAGISIVFLAIIIDRITHSFSVKKD, from the coding sequence ATGATTAAGTTTCCTGATATTGTCGGTATACCTCTTGCTAAATGGATCGATGCAATTATGGACTGGCTTTTGGAAAATCTTGATGGGTTTTTTGATGCCGTAGGTTTTGTTATTCTCCAGGTTGTTGTCGGAATTGAAAAGATTTTTCTCTTTACTCCCTGGTTTATTATAATTCTTCTTGTCGGACTGGCTGGATGGAAACTTGTCGGGAAATGGAAAACCGGAATCGTATTTATGGTTCTCATGTTTATGATAGGAACTTTCGGATATTGGGAGCTCGCCATGCGGACCCTCAGTCTTGTTATTGCTTCTGTCTTTTTCTCTTTGCTTATCGGTATCCCTACGGGTATTAAAATGGCTCGGAGTGACCGTGCCCTATCCATCCTGCAGCCCCTGCTGGACGGCATGCAGACCATGCCCAGTTTTGTTTATCTAATTCCTGCCCTAATGTTTTTCGGTATGGGTAAGGTGCCAGCCATGTTTGCCACCATTATATATGCTGTCCCTCCGGTGATCCGGCTTACCAATGTGGGTATCAGGACTGTTGATGTAGAAGCCGTTGAAGCCTCCAAGGCTTTCGGTGCTACCCCCAGACAGGTCCTTATAGATGTACAACTGCCTCTGGCGAAACCCTCAATTATGGTGGGGATTAATCAGACAACCATGATGGCCCTGGCCATGGTGGTCATCGGTTCCATGATTGGTGCTAAAGGACTTGGAATGGAAGTTCTGCTGTCGATCAACCGGATTGAGGTAGGACGTGGTTTTGAAGCTGGAATTTCTATTGTTTTTCTAGCCATCATTATTGACCGCATCACTCACTCATTTTCTGTCAAAAAAGACTGA